The genomic segment CTGGAGGAGGTGGCCCGCACCCCGATTCCGAGGCTCTTGCAGAGGTCGAGGCACTGGTTGTTGGAGATCCCCAACTCCCTCGCCAAGTCGTACACCCGGATCTTCTTCGCCACGGCGCTCCCCCGCGGTGCGGCGCTCAGCGCCGGCGGGCCGACGGCGAAACACCGTGGCCCACCGGCTCCAGCGCGGCGATCAGATCGTCTGCGGCGCCTGCGGGGACGTCCCTGCGGAACGCTCGGCGCAATCGTTCCGGGGCGGTGGCACGGCGCAGGCAGCCGTCGTCGCCGGCGCAGACCCAGGCCCCCCGGCCGGGCAGCGCCCGACCGGCCCGCAGCCGCTCGCCCACGACGGCGAACCTCACGAGCTCACCGACCGGACGGGCGCGGCGGCAACCGATGCAGGTGCGGCGCCTCCCGGCGCCCCGCGCCGCTATGACGCGCTCCCCTGATCGGCGGCAGCCTCCGGCGCAGCCTCGGCCTCGGGAGCGGCGACTCCGGCGGCGCCACCGGTCCACTCGTCGACCGAGATCGTGGGGCCGCCCTCGGCCGGTCGCCAGACCTGCTCGCCGGTGTCGGGGTCGATCACCCACTCGCCCTCGGCCCAGTCGACCTTGCCGTACGCCGCCTCGGCGGCGATCTGCGTCTCGCTCTTGATCTCGATCCGCCAGCCGGTGAGCCGGGCCGCCAGGCGGGCGTTCTGGCCCTCCTTGCCGATCGCCAGGGAGAGCTGGTAGTCCGGGACGATGACCTCGGCGGTGCCCAGCTCCTCGTCGATCCGCACCTCCTTGACCCGAGCCGGCGAGAGGGCCTTCATGACGAAGTCCGTGGGGTTCTCGGCGTAGGAGACGATGTCGATCTTCTCGCCGCGGAGTTCGTTGACGACGTTGCGGACCCGTGCGCCCCGCGCCCCCACGCATGCCCCCACAGGGTCGACGTTCTCGACGTTCGACCACACGGCGATCTTGGTGCGATGCCCCGGCTCACGGGCACAGGCCTTGATCTCGACGGTCCCGTCGGCGATCTCGGGAACCTCGAACTCGAAGAGCCGCTTGATGAGTCCCGGATGGGTGCGGCTGACGACGATCTGGGGTCCCTTGGCGGTCCGGCGAACCTCGACGATGTAGGCCTTCAGGCGGCTCGACGGGTCCGGGCGCTCGTAGGGCACCTGCTCGGACTGCGGCAGCAGGGCCTCCACCCGGCCGAGATCCAGCAGCGTGTAGCGAGAGTCGCTCTGCTGGATGATGCCGGTCACGATGTCGCCCTCGCGCCCGGCGTACTCCTCGTACTTGAGGTCCCGCTCGGCCTCGCGGATCCGTTGGGTCATGACCTGCCGGGCGGTCTGCGCGGCGATGCGCCCGAAGTTCGCCGGCGTGACGTCCAGTTCGGGGCCCGTGGGTTCACCGTCGCCGTCGATCTCCTGGGCGAGCACGCGGATGTCCATGGTCTCGGGGTCGATCGTGACCCACGAGTACTCATAGGCGCCCGGCATGCGCTTGTAGGCCGACTCCAGGGCGTCGGCGAGAGCACCGAAGAGGGTGTCCACCGAGATGCCCTTGTCGGCGGCGAGCGCCTGCATGGCTTCCAGCATGTCCAGGTTCACCGGCCCGAACCTCCCTCGGCGGGCTTGGCGCCGTTGCGGCGCCGCTGGGCGCCGCCCCAGTCGAAGACCGTGCGGGCTCGGTCGACGACCTCCAAGCGGATCTCGCGGCGCTGCCCGTCGCCGGTCTCCAGGATTATCGACTCGTCGTCGGCTGCGACGAGGCGGCCCTCCAGCCGGCGCTCGCCGTCGCCGGTCGGGCGGACTTTCACCGCCACAGCCGACCCGACGGCCTTGCGATACTGCTCGGGCCGCCGGAGTGGACGCTCGATCCCCGGACTCGTGACCTCGAGCGTGTACCGGGACGGGATCGGGTCGCTGGCGTCCAGTTCGGCGGAGATCGTGCGGGTCACCAGGACCAGGGTCCCGCTGTCGATGCCCTCAGCGGTGTCGACGGTAAGCCGGAGCCGGCCACCGCCCCACTGCACGTCCTCCAACTCCACCCCCAAGGGCCCCAGCAAGGGCGCGGCGAGGGAGCGGACGCGCGCCTCTACCCCGGTGGCGCTCTCATTGCGATCTTCCATTCCCGTCCCGCTCTGTCCCGGGGTTCGTTCCGCCGTGCGGGCTCGCACGCTCGCGTCGAAGCTCACCCGCTGCCACCGGCCACCAACCGACAACAAAGGCGTGGGACTCGCCCACGCCCTGTCCGACAGTTGACCTGAAGCAGCCCCGAGTATATCGCTGGGCGGTTCCCGAACGCGATGCCCGCAGGCCGGCGCGCGCCCCGCTGAGGCGCCTCTCAGGTGCCGGCGGCCCGGCGCACGATGTCGACCCGCGCGGCCACCTCGTTGGCGTCCTCCCCCTGCGTGTCGAGCAGGACCGTGCGGTCCCGCTCGGCCTCCCGGCTGGCTCGCTCGGTGTCGGCGCGCGCCAGCGCCGCCTCGACACCTTCGGCACAGATCAGCTCGGCCCAGGACACCAGAGACTCCACCATCTCGTCCTCGGGAACCACGGCCACGTTCTGGCCCTTCACGAAGAGGTGACCCCGGCCACGCCCCGCGGCGATGCCCAGGTCGGCGTCGCGCGCCTCGCCGGGACCGTTCACGACGCAGCCCATGACGGCCACCTGCAGCGGTATCTCCCGCTCGCCGAAGGCCTCCAGAGCCTCCTCGGCGATCTTGAAGACGTCCACCTCGGCCCGGCCGCAACTCGGGCAGGCGATGAGGTCGACGTTGCGGCGCTCGCGCAGGCCGAGCGACTCCAGCAGCGTGCGGCCCGCCCGGGCCTCGGTCACCGGATCGGCGGTCAACGAGTACCGGATGGTGTCACCGATGCCCTCGGCGAGCAGGGTGGCGATCCCCGCAGTGGATTTCACGACGCCCGCCGGAGGCGGGCCGGCCTCGGTCACGCCCAGGTGCAGCGGATGATCGGTCACCTCCGCCAGTTGCCGGTAGGCGTCGATCATCAGCGGCACGCTGGAGGCCTTGACGGAGATCTTGACGAGGTCGAAGTCCACCTCGGCGAAGTAGGCCAGCTCGTCGAGCGCCGACTCCACCATCGCCTCGGCGGTGACCTTCCCCCCGTAGCGGGCGTAGAGGTCCGGGTGCAGGGACCCGCCGTTGACACCGATGCGGATCGGCACTCCCCTGTCCCGGCACTCGGCGGCCACGGCCTTGATGTGCTCGGGCCGCCTGATGTTCCCCGGGTTCAGCCGGAGGCACGCCACGTTCGCCTCGAGGGCGGCCAGTGCCATGCGGTACTGGTGATGGATGTCGGCGACGATCGGAACCGGCGAGCGCGGCACGATCTCCGCCAGGCCCTCTGCGGCTTCGATCTCGTTGCAGGTGCACCGCACGATGTCCGCCCCGGCGGCGGCGAGCGCATAGATCTGCGCCAGCGTGCCCTCCACGTCGGCGGTCTTCGTGGTGGTCATCGACTGCACCGAGATGGGCGCGTCGCCTCCCACGGCGACGTCGCCGACCATCACCTGGCGGGTCCGGCGCCTCGGGAACGTGGCTTGAACTTCCACTGCCTCTTCCTTTCGGCCGTCCGCTTCGCTAGCCCGGCAGGTTCAGGGGGTCGACGATGTCCCGTGACAGCGCCACCAGGCCGACGGTCACCAGCAGGATGACGAACAGGTACGCAGCCGGGAGCATCTTGGCCACGTCGGCCCGGTACTGCCGCCCGCGGAAGGACCGCAGTCTCTCGTAGGTGGCGATGACCACGTGTCCCCCGTCCAGCGGCAGCAGCGGGAACATGTTCAACACCCCGAAGAAGACGTTCAGATACGCGAGGAACGCCAGCAGGGCCGCCACGTTCTCCTGCGCCAGCGTGCCCCCGATCTGGGCCACGCCCACCACCGAGACCACCCGGTTGGCGTCGCCGGCACCCACCTCGCCGGTGGTGACTTCCTCCTGCTCGAAGTCGACCAGTGGGCCGAGCAGGCCGTCGAGCCCCTGCAGGCTGAACAGCCCGGCGATGCCCTCCGCGGAGGCGCGGACCACGAGCCCGAAGTCCGACAGCGAGCGCCCCAGGCCCGTCAGCGGGTTCGCCCGCGACGGGGGCGCCAACTCGGGGCCGACCCCCAGGAACCCCGACGTGCCGTCGCGGGGCGCCACACCGATGACGCCGTGCAGCTGGACCGTCTCGCCGTCGCGGGTGACCGTCACGCCGGCCGGCCGGTTGGCCAGATCGGCGAGCGCACCCCGCAGATCGCCGAAGTTGCCGACTTCTCGGTCCCCCACGGCGATGATGCGATCACCTGGCAGCACCCCCATCTCGGCCGCCGGGCTTTCCGGCACCACGCGCGAGACCTGCCAGCGGGGGGTCTGCGTCACATCAGGCCGGTCGAAGCCGTGATAGCCGACCGCCGCGTGGAGGATCCAGAGCAGCAGGATCGCCAGCAGGAAATGCATGGCCGACCCGGCCACAGCGACAGACATGCGGCGCCAGTAGGGCTTGGAGCGGTAGGTGCGATGCTCCTCGACCGGGTCGACCCGCTCCAGGTTGTTCATGCCCAGGATGCGCACGTAGGCGCCGGCCAGGATCGCCTTCACCCCGTAGGTCGTCTCTCCCCGGCGGACCGACCAGAGGCGCGGCCCGAAGCCCACGTAGAACTCGCTGACCTTCATCCCCGCCCAGCGCGCCGTCAGGTAGTGCCCCAGTTCGTGGAGGATCACGATGACGATGAGGGCCAGCACCACGATGAGAACGGGCACACCGGCGAAGACCCCGAGCGCCGCCAGCGCTCCCAGGACGAGAGCCAGCCGCAGCCAGCCCGACACCGCCGCGGACAGCAGCGGCCGTCGCGGTGCCGTCGGGTGGCGCGGCCGGCGGCCCGACGGCCAGGTGACCCAGCCCCGCGGGCGGCCGGCATCGCCGCCACCGGCGCCCCGGCGGGGCCGATCGTCGTGGCTCATGCCGCTGCCCGCTGCGTCACGAGCGCGGCCGCGGCGCGACGCGCCCGGCCGTCGGCCTCCAGCACGGACTCCAGACTGTCCGCCTGCTGCACCGGGTCGTCCTGGAGGACTCCGTCGATGATCTCGGCGATCGCCGTCCAGGAGATGGCACCGTCCAGGAACGCCTCGACGGCCACCTCGTTGGCGGCGCTGAGTACCGCCGGAGCCGTCTCGCCGCGCCGACCGGCCTCGTAGGCCAGCGGTAGGCAGGCGAAGACGTCGCTGTTCGGCGCCTCGAAGTCGAGGCGCGACAGGGAGGTCCAGTCGATGCGGCCGTAGCTGCAGTCCAAGCGGTCGGGATAGCCGATGGCGTACCCGATGCACAGGCGCATGTCCGGCAGCGAGAGCTGCGCCACCACCGCACCGTCGACGTAGTCGACCATCGAATGCACCACCGACTGCGGGTGCACGACGACGTCGATCCGGTCGTAGTCCACGCCGAAGAGCTCGTGAGCCTCGATGACCTCGAGTCCCTTGTTCATCAGCGTGGAGGAGTCCACGGTGATCTTGGGTCCCATGTTCCAGGTGGGGTGCGCCAGTGCCTCTGTGGCGGTCACCGACGCCAGCTCAGCCGGCGAGCGTCCCCGGAACGGCCCCCCGCTGGCCGTCAGCAGGATGCGGGCGACCTGATCGAGGCGGTCCGGACGCCCGAGCACCTCATTGGCCCGCAGACACTGGTGGACCGCGCAGTGCTCGCTGTCCACGGGCACGATCTCCGCTCCCGGCGTCGCCAGGGCGCGGGCCACCACCGGGCCGGCGGCGATCAGGGATTCCTTGTTCGCCAGTGCCAGGCGCCGTCCCGCCTCCAGAACCGCCAGCGTGACCGGCAGTCCGGCGAATCCCACCACGCCGTTGACCGCGACCTCGGCGGCGACCGCCGCGGTCGCCATGGCGTCGGGCCCGGCCAGGAGTTCGGTGCCCGCAGGCAGCAGCCGTGCCAGGCGCGGCGCCGCGCCGGCGTCGGCCAGCGCCACTATTTTCGGGCGCACGGCGCGGGCCTGCGCCGCCAGTGCCTCGACGGACCGGCCGGCGCCCAGAGCGGTGATCTCGTAGCGGTCCGCGCAGGCCGCGGCGACCTCCAGCGTCTGGGTGCCGATGGAGCCCGTGGAGCCCATCACGGCGAGGGTTGTGCCCATGGCCCTCCTTCAGGGCCAGTCTACGGGCCGAGGGTTCGGGGCCGAAGTTCGTGGGCTGTTCGCGCCCGGGGACCGCCGGGGAACCCCGGCCGGGCTAGATCAGGTCGATGAGGAGCGCCAGCCCCCACGTGGCCGGCATGGCGAAGAGCAGCCCGTCGAACCGGTCCAGGACGCCGCCGTGGCCCGGCAGCAGGTTGCCCATGTCCTTGATGCCCAGGTCGCGCTTGATCATCGACTCCGACAGGTCGCCCAGGGTCGCCGCCACGGCGACCACCACGCCCAGCACCAGGGCGTGCGAGACCGACCCGGGGTTGTCGCCCCAGGGATCGATGCGCCCGACGCCCATGACCACGGCGCAGGCCACCACGGCCAGCACGATGCCGCCGATGAGACCCTCCACGGTCTTGTTGGGGCTCGCCCTGGAGAGGGCCGTACGGCCGAACAGCCGACCCACGATCCAGGCGCCGATGTCGTAGCCCACCGTGCCCACGACCGCTCCGAAGAGCAGTCCGGTGCCCTTCTCGTAGGTCAGCATGAGGGCGCCGAAGCTCCCCAGCACCGCGACGTACCCCACGCCGAAGAGCGTGACCGCCACGTTGGGCACCGGTCGCTCGGCGGTCACGCCGACGAGGTGCCACAAGAGCGCCGCCATCACCACGAGGCCGATGGCCAGGGGATACGCCTCGGCCCCGCGCCAGTAGACCGCCACCGGCAACCCCACGGCGGCGACCAGCCCCACAAGGGTGGCCGGCTGGTAGCCGACCTGCCGCAAGGCCCCGAAGAACTCCCCGGCGGCCAGCACCATGAGCACGCAGAGCAGCACGAGCACCAGGATCGGGCTGACCCAGAAGCACACGATGGCCGCCGCGCAGAGCACCGCTCCGGTGAGGATCGCAGGCCCGAGCCTTCGATCCGATGTCCGCTCGAGTGCCCCGAGTGGCGGCGCCGGCTCCGCACCGTGCCAGACATCGTCGTCCTCGCCGAAGAACTGCACGCCGGCGGCGGTGTCGGTGACGCCCACCTCGGCCGCCTGCGGGTGCTGCTCGGTGAGGTAGCCCACGTCGAGGCCCTCGTCCTCACCGCCGCTGACACCCCAAGTGGGACTCCCCTCGCTGAAGGTGTCCCAAGCGGCCTCCTCGGCCGGTTCGGCGTCGGAGGCGACCTGCCAGGTGTCGTCGTCGTCCTCCGGGTGGTCGGGGTCGCCGCCGGGCCATTCCTCCGGTCCGGCGGGGTCGTAAGGGTTGTCTCGATCCACTGGTGCGCTCCTCTGTCAGACCTGCATCAGTTCGGTTTCCTTGGCCTCGAGGGCCGATCCGATCGCTTCTTCGAATTCCTGGGTCATCTCGTCGAGGCGCCGCTGCCCCCGCCTGCTGTCGTCCTCGGAGATGTCCCCGTCCCGCTTGAGAGCGTCCAGATCCTGGCGTGCCCCGCGGCGCGAGTTTCGCACCGCCACGCGCCCCGACTCGGCCATTGAGCGAACCAGCCGCACCAACTCGCGGCGGCGCTCCTCGGTGAGCGGCGGGAAGTGCAGCCGTATGACCGACCCGTCGGTGCTGGGGTTGAAGCCCAGATCGGCGCGCTGGATGGCCTTCTGGATCGACTCGATGGCGCGCTTGTCATACGGTGAGATCACCAGCATCTGGACGTCGGGAACGCTGAAGCCGGCGATCTGCTGGAGGCTCACGTCCGCCCCGTGGTAGTTCACCGTGAGCCGCTCCACGAGCGCCGGCGAGGCCCGGCCGGTCCGGACACCGCTGAATTCCCTGCGAGCGTGCGCGACGGCCCGCTCCATCTTGTCGCGCGCCTCGGAGACCACGATCTCGATCAACTCTTCACTCATGCAGCACACGCCTCGAAGTGCACCGGCGGGCCCTCAGGCCACGATGGTACCTATCGGGCGCCCCTCGATGACGGACAGTACGTTGCCCGCCTGCATGAGATCGAACATCACGATCGGCAGGTTGTTCTCCATGCACAGCGTTGCGGCGGTGGCGTCCATGGCACGGAGCCCGCCGCTCACGAGATCGATGTAGGAGATGTGGTCGAGCTTGACGGCATCAGGGTCCGTGCGCGGGTCCGACGTGTAGATGCCGTCGGTTCCCGAGTGCGTGCCCTTCAGCAGCGCCTCCGCCTCCACCTCGACCGCCCGCAGGGCCGCCGCGGTATCGGTCGTGAAGAACGGGTTGCCGGTCCCGGCGCCGAAGATGACGATGCGGCCCTTCTCGAGGTGGCGAATGGCCCGCCGGCGGATGTAGGGCTCGGCGATCTGCGCCATGTGGATGGCGGTCTGCACCCTGGTGGGTTGATCGAGGCGCTCGAGGGCGTCTTGCAGGGCCAGGGCATTGATGAGGGTCGCCAGCATGCCCATGTAGTCGGCCTGGGCCCTGTCCATGCCGGCACCGGCGTGCTGCTCGCCGCGCCAGATGTTCCCCCCGCCCACGACCACCGCCAACTCGACGCCGGCCCGGTCGCGGACCGAGGCGATCTCGTTGGCGATGGTGGCGGCGGTGTCGGCGTCGACGCCATGGCCCGCCGATCCGGCGAACGCCTCGCCGGAGACCTTGAGCAGGACGCGACTCCAGCGTGGCATCGCTAACCGAGATAGGCCTGCTCGAAGCGGACGATCCTCCCGCTGCCGATGCTCTGGGAAACCGGCGTCTTGTCGCCGTGCAGGCCCTGCTCCAGCAGGACGCTCTCTCGGAACCATCCGGTGAGCCGGCCCTGGACGATCTTGTCCCATGCCGCCTCGGGGCGCCCCTCGGCCTTGGTGATCTCCAGCAGCGAGGCGCGCTCGCGCTCCACATCGGCACCGGGCACCTCGCCGCGGTCCAGGTAGCGAGGCTTGGCGAAGGCGACGTGCAGTGCCACCTGGTGGAGCACCTCGGCGTCGACTCCCTCCCCCTCCACGATCACGCCGTTGACGCCGCGGCCGTCCTGGCGGTGAAGGTAGGCGTCGAGCCTGTTGCCCTCGCCGGCCCGTACCTGCACCACCGCCCCGAGCGAGATGTTCTCCTTCTTGGAGAGCCGCAGCTCATCGATCCTGTCGTCGAACGCCCCGGCGGCCTCGGCGCCGCCGTCGCGGACCGCCTCGGCGATCTCCTGGGTACAGGCCAGGAAGTCGGCGGCCTTGGCGGAGAAGTCCGTCTCCGAGCGCAGATGCACCAGCGAGGCGACACCGTCGCTCACCGCAACGGCGATAGCCCCCTCGGCGGCCTCCCGGTCGGCCCGCTCGGCGGCCTTCGCAAGACCTTTCCGCTTCAGAAGCTCCGCGGCCTCAGCGGGGTCGCCGGCCGCTTCGATGAGGGCGCGCTTGGCATCCATCATGCCCGCGCCGGTGGCGTCCCGGAGCGCCTTGACCTCTCGCGCGGATACCTGAACCATCTGCCCTCTACTCCTCCTGGTCCCCAGGAGCACCGGTCGGCTCCTCCGAGCCCTCAGCCTCGCCGGACTGCTCGGCGGAGTCCTCCGGCGCGCCCGGGTCCTGAGCCGCGTCCTCGGCGCCCGCCTCGCCCGAGTCCTCCGCCTCTCCCGACTCTTCGACGCCGGCCTCGCCGGACTCCTCGAGGCTGCGCGCCACTCTGGCCTCCCGCTCACGCATGTCGGCGGCAGCCGCCGCGGCAGCGGCCTCCTGCTGGCGCGCCACCTCGGCCTCCTCCTCGGGCGTGCGCTGCGGAACCGGCGCAGCACCGCCGCGAGCCTCCGCCAGGCGCTGACCCTCCACCACGGCGTCGCTCATGATGCGGCACATGAGTTCGCCGGCGCGGATGGTGTCATCGTTGCCGGGAATGACGTAGGTCACCACGTCGGGGTCACAGTTGGTGTCCACGACGGCGATCAGGGGGATGCCCAACTTGTTCGCCTCGCTCACGGCGATGTGCTCGGCCTTGGTGTCCAGCACGAACACGGCCTCGGGCGGCGTGTCCATCTGGCCGATGCCGCCCAGGTTGCGCTCCAGCTTGGCGAGCTCGCGCTGCAGGCTGAGTGCCTCCTTCTTCGGCATCGCCTCGAACCCGCCGGAGTCCCGCAGCCGCTGGTACTCCTGCATCTTGTGCACGCGCTTGAAGATCGTCTGGATGTTCGTGAGCGTGCCGCCCAGCCACCGCTGGTTGACGTAAGGCATGCCGCAGCGCTTGGCGTGCGTCTCGACACTGGGCTGGATCTGCTTCTTGG from the bacterium genome contains:
- the rpsB gene encoding 30S ribosomal protein S2 yields the protein MAPVVTMSQLVEAGVHFGHQTRRWNPKMKRFIHGDIAGIYIIDLKQTLACIEAAYSFVRDMVANGGTLLFVGTKKQIQPSVETHAKRCGMPYVNQRWLGGTLTNIQTIFKRVHKMQEYQRLRDSGGFEAMPKKEALSLQRELAKLERNLGGIGQMDTPPEAVFVLDTKAEHIAVSEANKLGIPLIAVVDTNCDPDVVTYVIPGNDDTIRAGELMCRIMSDAVVEGQRLAEARGGAAPVPQRTPEEEAEVARQQEAAAAAAAADMREREARVARSLEESGEAGVEESGEAEDSGEAGAEDAAQDPGAPEDSAEQSGEAEGSEEPTGAPGDQEE
- the nusA gene encoding transcription termination factor NusA — encoded protein: MNLDMLEAMQALAADKGISVDTLFGALADALESAYKRMPGAYEYSWVTIDPETMDIRVLAQEIDGDGEPTGPELDVTPANFGRIAAQTARQVMTQRIREAERDLKYEEYAGREGDIVTGIIQQSDSRYTLLDLGRVEALLPQSEQVPYERPDPSSRLKAYIVEVRRTAKGPQIVVSRTHPGLIKRLFEFEVPEIADGTVEIKACAREPGHRTKIAVWSNVENVDPVGACVGARGARVRNVVNELRGEKIDIVSYAENPTDFVMKALSPARVKEVRIDEELGTAEVIVPDYQLSLAIGKEGQNARLAARLTGWRIEIKSETQIAAEAAYGKVDWAEGEWVIDPDTGEQVWRPAEGGPTISVDEWTGGAAGVAAPEAEAAPEAAADQGSAS
- the dxr gene encoding 1-deoxy-D-xylulose-5-phosphate reductoisomerase; this encodes MGTTLAVMGSTGSIGTQTLEVAAACADRYEITALGAGRSVEALAAQARAVRPKIVALADAGAAPRLARLLPAGTELLAGPDAMATAAVAAEVAVNGVVGFAGLPVTLAVLEAGRRLALANKESLIAAGPVVARALATPGAEIVPVDSEHCAVHQCLRANEVLGRPDRLDQVARILLTASGGPFRGRSPAELASVTATEALAHPTWNMGPKITVDSSTLMNKGLEVIEAHELFGVDYDRIDVVVHPQSVVHSMVDYVDGAVVAQLSLPDMRLCIGYAIGYPDRLDCSYGRIDWTSLSRLDFEAPNSDVFACLPLAYEAGRRGETAPAVLSAANEVAVEAFLDGAISWTAIAEIIDGVLQDDPVQQADSLESVLEADGRARRAAAALVTQRAAA
- the pyrH gene encoding UMP kinase, which translates into the protein MPRWSRVLLKVSGEAFAGSAGHGVDADTAATIANEIASVRDRAGVELAVVVGGGNIWRGEQHAGAGMDRAQADYMGMLATLINALALQDALERLDQPTRVQTAIHMAQIAEPYIRRRAIRHLEKGRIVIFGAGTGNPFFTTDTAAALRAVEVEAEALLKGTHSGTDGIYTSDPRTDPDAVKLDHISYIDLVSGGLRAMDATAATLCMENNLPIVMFDLMQAGNVLSVIEGRPIGTIVA
- the tsf gene encoding translation elongation factor Ts, whose protein sequence is MVQVSAREVKALRDATGAGMMDAKRALIEAAGDPAEAAELLKRKGLAKAAERADREAAEGAIAVAVSDGVASLVHLRSETDFSAKAADFLACTQEIAEAVRDGGAEAAGAFDDRIDELRLSKKENISLGAVVQVRAGEGNRLDAYLHRQDGRGVNGVIVEGEGVDAEVLHQVALHVAFAKPRYLDRGEVPGADVERERASLLEITKAEGRPEAAWDKIVQGRLTGWFRESVLLEQGLHGDKTPVSQSIGSGRIVRFEQAYLG
- a CDS encoding DUF448 domain-containing protein — translated: MDRWRRRSRRSRGRGCAGGCRRSGERVIAARGAGRRRTCIGCRRARPVGELVRFAVVGERLRAGRALPGRGAWVCAGDDGCLRRATAPERLRRAFRRDVPAGAADDLIAALEPVGHGVSPSARRR
- the frr gene encoding ribosome recycling factor produces the protein MSEELIEIVVSEARDKMERAVAHARREFSGVRTGRASPALVERLTVNYHGADVSLQQIAGFSVPDVQMLVISPYDKRAIESIQKAIQRADLGFNPSTDGSVIRLHFPPLTEERRRELVRLVRSMAESGRVAVRNSRRGARQDLDALKRDGDISEDDSRRGQRRLDEMTQEFEEAIGSALEAKETELMQV
- a CDS encoding site-2 protease family protein, which gives rise to MSHDDRPRRGAGGGDAGRPRGWVTWPSGRRPRHPTAPRRPLLSAAVSGWLRLALVLGALAALGVFAGVPVLIVVLALIVIVILHELGHYLTARWAGMKVSEFYVGFGPRLWSVRRGETTYGVKAILAGAYVRILGMNNLERVDPVEEHRTYRSKPYWRRMSVAVAGSAMHFLLAILLLWILHAAVGYHGFDRPDVTQTPRWQVSRVVPESPAAEMGVLPGDRIIAVGDREVGNFGDLRGALADLANRPAGVTVTRDGETVQLHGVIGVAPRDGTSGFLGVGPELAPPSRANPLTGLGRSLSDFGLVVRASAEGIAGLFSLQGLDGLLGPLVDFEQEEVTTGEVGAGDANRVVSVVGVAQIGGTLAQENVAALLAFLAYLNVFFGVLNMFPLLPLDGGHVVIATYERLRSFRGRQYRADVAKMLPAAYLFVILLVTVGLVALSRDIVDPLNLPG
- the ispG gene encoding flavodoxin-dependent (E)-4-hydroxy-3-methylbut-2-enyl-diphosphate synthase; this encodes MEVQATFPRRRTRQVMVGDVAVGGDAPISVQSMTTTKTADVEGTLAQIYALAAAGADIVRCTCNEIEAAEGLAEIVPRSPVPIVADIHHQYRMALAALEANVACLRLNPGNIRRPEHIKAVAAECRDRGVPIRIGVNGGSLHPDLYARYGGKVTAEAMVESALDELAYFAEVDFDLVKISVKASSVPLMIDAYRQLAEVTDHPLHLGVTEAGPPPAGVVKSTAGIATLLAEGIGDTIRYSLTADPVTEARAGRTLLESLGLRERRNVDLIACPSCGRAEVDVFKIAEEALEAFGEREIPLQVAVMGCVVNGPGEARDADLGIAAGRGRGHLFVKGQNVAVVPEDEMVESLVSWAELICAEGVEAALARADTERASREAERDRTVLLDTQGEDANEVAARVDIVRRAAGT
- a CDS encoding ribosome maturation factor RimP translates to MEDRNESATGVEARVRSLAAPLLGPLGVELEDVQWGGGRLRLTVDTAEGIDSGTLVLVTRTISAELDASDPIPSRYTLEVTSPGIERPLRRPEQYRKAVGSAVAVKVRPTGDGERRLEGRLVAADDESIILETGDGQRREIRLEVVDRARTVFDWGGAQRRRNGAKPAEGGSGR
- a CDS encoding phosphatidate cytidylyltransferase, which gives rise to MDRDNPYDPAGPEEWPGGDPDHPEDDDDTWQVASDAEPAEEAAWDTFSEGSPTWGVSGGEDEGLDVGYLTEQHPQAAEVGVTDTAAGVQFFGEDDDVWHGAEPAPPLGALERTSDRRLGPAILTGAVLCAAAIVCFWVSPILVLVLLCVLMVLAAGEFFGALRQVGYQPATLVGLVAAVGLPVAVYWRGAEAYPLAIGLVVMAALLWHLVGVTAERPVPNVAVTLFGVGYVAVLGSFGALMLTYEKGTGLLFGAVVGTVGYDIGAWIVGRLFGRTALSRASPNKTVEGLIGGIVLAVVACAVVMGVGRIDPWGDNPGSVSHALVLGVVVAVAATLGDLSESMIKRDLGIKDMGNLLPGHGGVLDRFDGLLFAMPATWGLALLIDLI